The proteins below are encoded in one region of Agelaius phoeniceus isolate bAgePho1 chromosome 33, bAgePho1.hap1, whole genome shotgun sequence:
- the LOC143696307 gene encoding LOW QUALITY PROTEIN: uncharacterized protein LOC143696307 (The sequence of the model RefSeq protein was modified relative to this genomic sequence to represent the inferred CDS: deleted 2 bases in 1 codon) encodes MGFLWGPQGFYGVSMGLYGVSMGSHCFYGLYGVSMGFYGVSMGSIGLYGVSMGFWGSCCVLWGLGGFWGVPLVSMGSRGSLWGFYGVPLGSMGFLWGPGGLYGVSMGSHWVLWGLYGVPLVFYGVPWGPLGSMGFLWGPGGSMGFYGVPLGSMGFLWGPWWVLWGFYGGSMGFYGVLWGPIGLYGVSVGSHWFLWGGSGGSRVGLGGL; translated from the exons ATGGGGTTTCTATGGGGTCCCCAGGGTTTCTATGGCGTTTCTATGGGGCTCTATGGGGTCTCTATGGGGTCCCATTGTTTCTAT GGTCTCTATGGGGTTTCTATGGGGTTCTATGGGGTCTCTATGGGGTCCATTGGTCTCTATGGGGTTTCTATGGGGTTCTGGGGGTCCTGCTGTGTTCTATGGGGcctgggtgggttttggggggtcccattGGTTTCTatggggtcccgggggtctctATGGGGTTTCTATGGGGTCCCATTGGGTTCTATGGGGTTTCTatggggtcccgggggtctctATGGGGTTTCTATGGGGTCCCATTGGGTTCTATGGGGTCTCTATGGGGTCCCATTGGTTTTCTATGGGGTTCCGTGGGGTCCATTGGGCTCTATGGGGTTCCTATGGGGTCCTGGGGGTTCtatggggttttatggggtcCCATTGGGTTCTATGGGGTTTCTATGGGGTCCCTGGTGGGTTCTATGGGGTTTCTATGGGGGTTCtatggggttttatggggttcTATGGGGTCCCATTGGTCTCTATGGGGTTTCTGTGGGGTCCCATTGGTTTCtatggg ggggttCTGGGGGGTCCCGGGTGGGGCTCGGGGGTCTCTGA